DNA from Comamonas serinivorans:
AGTGACCGGGTGGTAGGCCACGTTGACCAGCTGGTAGAAGTTGACCAGCTCATCGGGCACCTGGTGGCCGTCGCCCAGCCGAATGCCGCGCGCGATCTGCGCGGCGTCGACGCCGGGAATCCAGGTGCTGTAGGGGTGGTCATCGGGCACCCGCTCGCGGATGGCGGCCACCCAGCGCTTCACCACAGGGGCCAGGTGCGCAAAGCGCGCATCGAGCTCGGCGGGCACCGGCGCCGGGGCGGCCGGTTGGGGTGCATGGGCTGCAATTTCGAGGGCCGTCACGACCCCGTCTTCCACCTTGAACCACACACTGAAGCCGCCATGCACGATGGCCTTGCCCCGGTCGCCCTTGAACAGGGGCACCAGGGCACTGGGGTTGGTGGCGCGCAGGTGCAGCACGTCGTGTCCGTCCATCGTCAAGGCCTGCGCAAACGGGGTCTGCGGGCTGAAGTCGAACTGGCCGGGGCTGAGCTGCAGCATCAAGCCCTCGGCCAGCGCGCCATCCTTGGCGTAGGCCATCAGGCCCAGCGCGTCCCAGGTGAAGACGTGGGTGTACTTCAGCTGCCGGTGCCGGCTGGGGCCCAGCAGCGTGGCCAGTTGGGCCACAGGCACGGGCAGGGCGATGGCCTGGCCCTGGATGAGCAACTGCC
Protein-coding regions in this window:
- a CDS encoding SMI1/KNR4 family protein, with amino-acid sequence MSTVAFVQGQLLIQGQAIALPVPVAQLATLLGPSRHRQLKYTHVFTWDALGLMAYAKDGALAEGLMLQLSPGQFDFSPQTPFAQALTMDGHDVLHLRATNPSALVPLFKGDRGKAIVHGGFSVWFKVEDGVVTALEIAAHAPQPAAPAPVPAELDARFAHLAPVVKRWVAAIRERVPDDHPYSTWIPGVDAAQIARGIRLGDGHQVPDELVNFYQLVNVAYHPVTSAAQLVVGEHGHSYTLQAFKDLRQAWQDLQNLSDDLDPPPDATASTHILTQAYAHPGWIPLAHDTCPGPEGRYGQIIELDNESWARTVVADSLTDLLERNSDALERGQVAALDVMRGRSDGSEPA